One stretch of Paraburkholderia fungorum DNA includes these proteins:
- a CDS encoding TIGR00730 family Rossman fold protein has product MKAVCVYCGSANGAKPLYTEAARAFGRALVEADLALVYGGGKVGLMGVIADTVMAEGGRAIGVIPELLVNKEVGHNGLTELHVVPDMHHRKKMMADLSDAFVAMPGGVGTLEEFFEVYTWAQLGYHQKPVALLNIDNFYDPLINLLQHTVDEGFMRKAYFDILQVDADPAALIGKLQGYQPPAADKWAIRRDAV; this is encoded by the coding sequence ATGAAGGCGGTATGTGTGTATTGCGGCTCCGCGAACGGGGCCAAGCCTCTTTATACGGAAGCCGCGCGCGCGTTCGGCCGCGCGCTGGTCGAAGCTGATCTCGCGCTGGTCTACGGCGGCGGCAAGGTCGGCTTGATGGGCGTGATCGCCGACACGGTCATGGCCGAGGGCGGCCGCGCGATCGGCGTGATCCCCGAGTTGCTGGTCAACAAGGAAGTCGGCCATAACGGGCTGACCGAGTTGCACGTCGTGCCGGACATGCATCACCGCAAGAAGATGATGGCGGATCTGTCCGACGCGTTCGTCGCGATGCCCGGCGGCGTGGGCACGCTCGAAGAGTTTTTCGAGGTGTACACGTGGGCGCAACTCGGCTATCACCAGAAGCCGGTGGCGCTGCTGAACATCGACAATTTCTACGATCCGCTGATCAACCTGCTCCAGCACACGGTCGACGAAGGCTTCATGCGCAAGGCGTATTTCGACATCCTTCAGGTCGACGCAGACCCTGCCGCGCTGATCGGCAAGCTGCAAGGTTATCAGCCACCCGCAGCAGACAAATGGGCGATCAGGCGCGACGCAGTTTGA
- a CDS encoding TetR/AcrR family transcriptional regulator: MEAKPPRRTRERILELSLKLFNEIGEPNVTTTTIAEEMEISPGNLYYHFRNKDDIINSIFSQFEQEIEKRLRFPDDHRATIDEMWSYLQYMVDFTWRYRFLYRDLNDLLARNRTLETHFKQIISHKVRFASQFCEQLIADGEMVVTPEEMQVIATNVGVIGTYWLSYQFVMNPRKYNEQEAIRAELHQVSVQIVSLMAPYLRGRSRQLFDDLVSGKLPKREFYDYLPPKEGAAPRNEPKDS, translated from the coding sequence ATGGAAGCCAAACCTCCCCGCCGCACGCGCGAACGGATTCTCGAACTCTCGTTGAAGCTGTTCAACGAAATCGGCGAGCCGAACGTCACGACGACGACCATCGCCGAGGAAATGGAAATCAGTCCAGGCAACCTGTACTACCACTTCCGCAATAAAGACGACATCATCAACAGCATCTTCAGCCAGTTCGAGCAGGAGATTGAAAAGCGTCTGCGTTTCCCCGACGACCATCGCGCGACCATCGACGAAATGTGGTCGTATCTGCAGTACATGGTCGACTTCACCTGGCGTTACCGTTTCCTGTATCGCGACCTGAACGACCTGCTCGCGCGCAACCGCACGCTCGAAACGCACTTCAAGCAGATCATCAGCCACAAGGTGCGCTTTGCGAGCCAGTTCTGCGAGCAGCTCATCGCCGACGGCGAAATGGTCGTCACGCCCGAAGAAATGCAGGTTATCGCGACCAACGTCGGCGTGATCGGCACGTACTGGCTGTCGTATCAGTTCGTGATGAATCCGCGCAAATACAACGAGCAGGAAGCGATTCGCGCGGAGCTGCATCAGGTGAGCGTGCAGATCGTGTCGCTGATGGCGCCTTATCTGCGCGGCCGCTCGCGGCAGCTTTTCGACGACCTCGTGTCCGGCAAGCTGCCCAAGCGCGAGTTTTACGACTACCTGCCGCCCAAGGAAGGCGCCGCGCCCCGCAACGAACCCAAGGACAGTTGA
- a CDS encoding diacylglycerol kinase — protein sequence MTRRAQPSMRSNSSTVRRAGRAGGETASIEPFDDVSEAGAPEHAAHAEHAHGINGINGAGIAYAAHKANGDSLGQGQGQGQDHATDTQHEPLSPDDPLAPLPFNPYKGNRGLTRAWHAMKNSLAGFQVAIREESAFRQELTLAAILIPCGVLVPVEPVSRVLLLGSVLLVLIVELLNSSVEAAIDRISLERHELSRRAKDLGSAAVMVALGMCLMTWGLIVGPLVVRWVGAWF from the coding sequence ATGACGCGGCGCGCGCAGCCGTCCATGCGAAGCAACTCATCCACAGTGAGACGCGCCGGCCGCGCTGGCGGCGAGACCGCCAGCATCGAGCCGTTCGACGATGTCAGCGAAGCCGGCGCGCCGGAGCATGCCGCTCATGCAGAACATGCGCACGGGATAAACGGCATCAACGGCGCGGGCATCGCTTATGCCGCGCACAAGGCCAACGGCGATTCGCTCGGTCAGGGGCAAGGTCAAGGTCAAGACCACGCCACCGACACCCAGCACGAACCGCTCAGCCCCGACGATCCCCTCGCCCCGCTGCCCTTCAATCCGTACAAGGGCAATCGCGGCCTCACCCGCGCGTGGCACGCGATGAAAAACTCGCTCGCCGGATTCCAGGTGGCGATCCGCGAGGAGAGCGCGTTTCGCCAGGAGCTCACGCTCGCCGCGATCCTGATTCCGTGCGGCGTGCTGGTTCCGGTCGAGCCGGTATCGCGCGTGCTGCTGCTCGGCTCGGTGCTGCTGGTGCTGATCGTCGAGTTGCTGAATTCGAGCGTGGAAGCAGCAATCGACCGCATTTCGCTCGAGCGTCACGAACTGTCGCGCCGCGCGAAAGACCTCGGCAGCGCGGCGGTGATGGTAGCGCTCGGCATGTGTCTGATGACGTGGGGATTGATCGTCGGACCGCTCGTGGTGCGCTGGGTCGGCGCGTGGTTCTGA
- a CDS encoding glycosyltransferase family 4 protein, whose product MKIMIVTDAWEPQVNGVVRTLKNTTRELIALGHRVELLTPLEFKTIPCPTYPEIRLSLLPGRKLRARIDEFAPDALHIATEGPLGMAARAYAIRHKLPFTTAYHTRFPEYVQARFGMPLSATYKFLHWFHKPSLAVMAPTPVVKQDLEKFGFTNVVLWTRGVDLEIFHPMDSKVLNSARPIFLYVGRVAVEKNVEAFLKLDLPGSKWVAGEGPALAELKSRYPQVNYLGVLTQAELAKVYAAADVFVFPSRTDTFGLVLLEALACGTPVAAYPVTGPIDVLENGGAGAMNEDLREACLEALKIDREHARAWAERFSWAAASAQFAAHLKPLPHASYREESAAA is encoded by the coding sequence ATGAAGATCATGATCGTCACCGATGCATGGGAACCGCAGGTCAACGGCGTCGTGCGTACGCTGAAAAACACCACGCGCGAACTGATCGCGCTGGGTCATCGGGTGGAGTTGCTGACGCCGCTCGAATTCAAAACGATTCCGTGCCCGACTTATCCTGAGATTCGTCTGTCGCTGCTGCCGGGGCGCAAGCTGCGCGCACGGATCGACGAATTCGCGCCCGACGCTTTGCATATCGCCACCGAAGGCCCGCTCGGCATGGCCGCGCGCGCTTACGCGATCCGTCACAAGCTGCCGTTCACGACCGCGTATCACACGCGTTTTCCGGAATATGTGCAGGCGCGCTTCGGCATGCCGCTGTCGGCGACGTACAAGTTTTTGCACTGGTTCCACAAGCCGTCGCTAGCCGTGATGGCGCCGACTCCGGTGGTCAAGCAGGACCTCGAAAAGTTCGGCTTCACGAACGTGGTGCTGTGGACGCGCGGTGTCGACCTCGAAATTTTTCATCCGATGGACTCGAAGGTGCTCAACTCCGCGCGTCCGATCTTTTTGTACGTGGGGCGGGTAGCGGTCGAGAAAAACGTCGAAGCGTTTCTGAAGCTCGATTTGCCGGGCTCGAAGTGGGTGGCGGGTGAAGGTCCGGCGCTCGCCGAACTGAAGTCGCGTTATCCGCAGGTCAACTATCTGGGCGTGCTGACGCAGGCCGAACTGGCGAAGGTGTATGCGGCCGCGGATGTGTTCGTGTTCCCGAGCCGCACCGATACGTTCGGCCTCGTGCTGCTCGAAGCGCTCGCGTGCGGCACGCCGGTCGCGGCTTATCCGGTCACGGGTCCGATCGACGTGCTCGAAAACGGCGGTGCGGGCGCGATGAACGAGGATTTGCGCGAAGCCTGTCTCGAAGCACTGAAGATCGACCGCGAACATGCACGCGCGTGGGCGGAGCGATTCTCGTGGGCGGCGGCATCGGCGCAATTCGCCGCACATCTGAAGCCGCTGCCGCATGCGTCGTATCGCGAGGAAAGCGCCGCCGCATGA
- a CDS encoding UDP-2,3-diacylglucosamine diphosphatase → MDPKTSATSLFRQTGPSVDSVAFLPEPSPSHGLPLPVTPPLDANASHPEDEHADPHRYRTIWLSDIHLGSSGCQANYLLDFLRHNESEYLYLVGDIIDGWQLKKGWYWPQAHNDVVQKVLRKARKGTQVIYVPGNHDEAARQFCDLAFGDIHVRGEAFHTTLAGKRLWIVHGDLFDGVIQHAKWLAYLGDTLYTMILVLNRWFNRIRNRLGFPYWSLSQYLKHQVKNAVNFISSFETVMTDEARRRGCDGVVCGHIHKAEMRDIDGVLYCNDGDWVESLSALVETYEGELKVIYWTVMRSPEAGAQKARVTA, encoded by the coding sequence ATGGACCCCAAAACGTCCGCGACTTCCCTGTTCCGCCAGACCGGCCCGAGCGTCGACTCCGTCGCGTTCCTCCCGGAACCCTCCCCCAGTCACGGCTTGCCGTTGCCGGTGACGCCGCCGCTAGACGCCAACGCCAGTCATCCCGAAGACGAACACGCCGATCCACATCGTTACCGTACGATCTGGCTGTCCGACATCCATCTCGGATCGAGCGGTTGCCAGGCTAACTATCTGCTCGATTTCCTGCGTCATAACGAGTCGGAATATCTGTATCTCGTCGGCGACATCATCGACGGATGGCAGTTGAAAAAAGGCTGGTACTGGCCGCAGGCGCACAACGACGTCGTGCAGAAGGTGCTGCGCAAAGCGCGTAAAGGCACCCAGGTGATCTACGTGCCCGGCAATCACGACGAAGCCGCGCGCCAGTTCTGCGACCTCGCGTTCGGCGACATCCACGTGCGCGGCGAAGCGTTTCACACGACGCTCGCCGGCAAGCGCCTGTGGATCGTGCACGGCGATCTGTTCGACGGCGTGATCCAGCATGCGAAGTGGCTCGCCTACCTCGGCGACACGCTCTACACGATGATCCTGGTCCTGAACCGCTGGTTCAACCGGATCCGCAACCGGCTCGGTTTCCCGTACTGGTCGCTGTCGCAATACCTGAAGCATCAGGTGAAGAACGCGGTGAACTTCATCTCGTCGTTCGAGACCGTGATGACCGACGAAGCGCGCCGCCGCGGTTGCGACGGCGTGGTCTGCGGACACATTCATAAAGCCGAGATGCGCGACATCGACGGCGTGCTGTATTGCAACGACGGGGATTGGGTCGAAAGTCTGTCGGCGCTCGTCGAGACGTACGAAGGCGAACTCAAAGTGATTTACTGGACCGTGATGCGCTCCCCGGAAGCCGGCGCGCAAAAGGCCCGAGTGACTGCGTAG
- a CDS encoding RDD family protein, with protein sequence MSQPLTTSTLPADPSGIAPTVRRRLASLLYEALILFGVVFIAGYLFSTLTQQRNGLTHHNLLAAWIGLVVGVYFVWFWTHSGQTLPMKTWRLRVVAADGSPLSTTRAIARYVLAWLWFLPPLALHPLLGLRLPQTLVIAGIWFVLWAATGRFDPQRQFLHDRLAGTRIVSVNR encoded by the coding sequence TTGTCCCAGCCTCTTACGACCTCGACCCTGCCCGCCGATCCGTCCGGCATCGCCCCGACCGTTCGGCGGCGGCTTGCATCGCTGCTCTACGAAGCGTTGATCCTGTTCGGCGTGGTGTTTATCGCCGGTTATCTGTTCAGCACGCTGACGCAGCAACGCAACGGACTCACCCATCACAACCTGCTCGCGGCGTGGATCGGCCTGGTGGTCGGCGTGTATTTCGTGTGGTTCTGGACCCACAGCGGCCAGACCCTGCCGATGAAAACCTGGCGCCTGCGGGTAGTCGCCGCCGACGGCTCGCCACTCTCCACCACCCGGGCAATCGCCCGCTACGTGCTCGCCTGGTTGTGGTTCCTGCCGCCGCTCGCGCTGCATCCGTTGCTCGGTCTGCGGCTGCCGCAAACGCTGGTGATCGCCGGCATCTGGTTCGTGCTGTGGGCCGCCACCGGCCGCTTCGATCCGCAACGTCAATTCCTGCACGACCGCCTCGCCGGTACCCGCATCGTCAGCGTGAATCGCTGA
- a CDS encoding DUF3106 domain-containing protein → MSYKRGLAVVFGCTIAALVSFAATYPRFYPNLSPASGATAGSNATGKAPAPTLAVELPGLPGSNSPLAWSRLTSAEHIALAPFEAQWDSFSDERKRKWIKIASRYPKMSPDAQKRLHDRMSEWVRMTPDQRRVARENYQVSKELPREARQNAWKAYQQLSPEQKEKLAASEHKRRPSVVSAPPSGHNEIKGLDRIVNAREHGAGASGVAAASAAAAAESSQNAASGVPATAAPGSFVPATPTPVSPAEAPSIFKGS, encoded by the coding sequence GTGAGTTACAAGCGCGGCCTGGCCGTTGTATTCGGATGCACGATCGCGGCCCTGGTGTCGTTCGCCGCGACGTATCCGCGCTTTTATCCGAACCTGTCACCCGCCAGCGGCGCCACGGCCGGCAGCAATGCCACGGGCAAGGCGCCCGCCCCCACTCTCGCCGTCGAATTACCCGGCCTGCCTGGCAGCAATAGTCCGCTGGCATGGTCGCGCCTGACGTCGGCAGAACATATCGCGCTTGCGCCTTTCGAGGCGCAGTGGGATTCGTTCAGCGACGAGCGCAAACGCAAATGGATCAAGATCGCATCGCGTTATCCGAAGATGTCGCCGGATGCGCAAAAGCGCCTGCATGACCGGATGAGCGAATGGGTGCGCATGACGCCCGATCAACGCCGTGTTGCGCGTGAAAACTATCAGGTGTCGAAGGAATTGCCGCGCGAGGCCCGCCAGAACGCGTGGAAGGCGTACCAGCAGTTGTCGCCGGAACAGAAGGAAAAGCTGGCCGCCAGCGAGCACAAGCGGCGGCCGAGCGTCGTCAGCGCGCCGCCGTCGGGCCATAACGAAATCAAGGGGCTCGACCGGATCGTCAACGCGCGCGAGCATGGCGCAGGCGCGAGCGGCGTTGCAGCCGCCAGCGCCGCAGCAGCGGCCGAGTCCTCGCAGAACGCGGCCTCGGGCGTGCCGGCCACGGCTGCCCCCGGCAGCTTCGTTCCCGCTACGCCCACGCCGGTTTCGCCTGCCGAGGCGCCGTCGATTTTCAAAGGCTCCTGA
- a CDS encoding DUF3619 family protein: MSSLETKELEFARQVRRALDENAASMTPATVDRLAAARRAALARKKPETVAAPAFVPAFAGVGMPTGLSQPELPQRRRSKLGRFALAWPLAALVVSLIGIAYWEDQQRTAELADIDAAMLSDDLPLNAYLDHGFNAYLSRAH, from the coding sequence ATGAGCTCCCTCGAAACCAAAGAACTTGAGTTCGCCCGCCAGGTGCGCCGCGCACTCGACGAAAACGCCGCCAGCATGACTCCCGCCACCGTCGACCGGCTCGCTGCGGCGCGCCGTGCTGCGCTCGCCCGCAAGAAGCCCGAAACGGTCGCCGCACCGGCGTTCGTGCCCGCTTTTGCCGGCGTCGGCATGCCGACCGGGCTGTCGCAACCGGAACTCCCGCAGCGTCGCCGCTCGAAGCTGGGCCGTTTCGCGCTTGCGTGGCCGCTCGCCGCTCTGGTGGTGAGTCTGATCGGCATTGCGTACTGGGAAGACCAGCAGCGCACCGCCGAACTCGCCGATATCGATGCCGCCATGCTTAGCGACGACCTGCCGCTCAATGCCTATCTCGACCACGGTTTCAACGCGTACCTTTCACGCGCCCACTGA
- a CDS encoding RNA polymerase sigma factor: protein MASDKELADFLAGVERRAFKQTVYAVRDDDASLDIVQDAMIKLAEKYGDRPPAELPLLFQRILQNAMHDYFRRAKVRNTWVSLFSSLGNADDDEFDPLETFEAQQGSAGAESNEQKLEREQVLQLIDDEIQKLPARQREAFLMRYWEDMDVAETAAAMGCSEGSVKTHCSRATHTLAQALKAKGITL from the coding sequence ATGGCATCAGACAAGGAACTCGCCGACTTTCTGGCGGGCGTCGAAAGGCGCGCATTCAAGCAGACGGTCTACGCCGTGCGGGACGACGACGCCTCGCTGGACATCGTGCAGGACGCGATGATCAAGCTCGCCGAAAAATACGGCGATCGTCCGCCAGCCGAGCTTCCGCTGCTGTTTCAGCGTATTCTGCAGAATGCGATGCACGACTATTTCCGTCGTGCGAAAGTACGCAATACCTGGGTGAGTCTGTTTTCGTCGCTGGGCAACGCCGACGACGACGAATTCGATCCGCTGGAAACATTCGAAGCCCAGCAAGGCTCGGCGGGCGCCGAGAGCAATGAGCAAAAACTCGAACGCGAACAGGTGTTGCAACTGATCGACGACGAGATCCAAAAATTGCCGGCACGTCAACGGGAGGCGTTTCTCATGCGTTATTGGGAAGATATGGATGTCGCCGAGACTGCCGCCGCGATGGGCTGCTCCGAAGGCAGTGTGAAAACGCACTGTTCGCGAGCTACCCACACGCTGGCGCAAGCGCTCAAGGCCAAAGGAATCACGCTATGA
- a CDS encoding acetolactate synthase 3 catalytic subunit has product MNMPSAEFSTSDTTPQHEADSIGATVLMKALADEDVEFIWGYPGGSVLYIYDELYKQDKFQHVLVRHEQAAVHAADAYARSTGNVGVCLVTSGPGVTNAVTGIATAYMDSIPMVVISGQVPTAAIGQDAFQECDTVGITRPCVKHNFLVKDVRDLAATVKKAFYIARTGRPGPVLIDIPKDVSKAPCQYEPVKSVTLRSYNPVTKGHSGQIRKAVSLLLSAKRPYIYTGGGIILADASRELNQFADLLGYPITNTLMGLGGYRASDKKFLGMLGMHGTYEANMAMQHCDVLIAIGARFDDRVIGDPAHFASRPRKIIHIDIDPSSISKRVKVDIPIVGDVKEVLKELIEQLQTAEHGPDTAALADWWKDIEAWRAKDCLKFDRKSDIIKPQYVVEKAWELTDGNAFVCSDVGQHQMWAAQFYRFNKPRRWINSGGLGTMGFGLPAAMGVKMAHPDDDVLCITGEGSIQMCIQELSTCKQYETPIKIISLNNRYLGMVRQWQQIEYSKRYSHSYMDALPDFVKLAEAYGHVGMRIERTADVEPALKEALRLKDRTVFLDFQTDPTENVWPMVQAGKGITEMLMGSEDL; this is encoded by the coding sequence ATGAATATGCCCAGCGCGGAATTCTCCACGTCGGATACGACCCCCCAACACGAAGCTGACTCTATCGGCGCCACCGTGCTCATGAAGGCACTGGCCGACGAAGACGTCGAATTCATCTGGGGCTATCCCGGCGGCTCGGTACTCTACATTTACGACGAGCTGTACAAGCAGGACAAATTCCAGCACGTCCTCGTGCGCCACGAACAGGCCGCGGTCCACGCAGCCGACGCCTACGCGCGTTCCACCGGCAATGTCGGTGTGTGTCTCGTGACCTCCGGCCCCGGCGTCACCAATGCGGTGACCGGCATCGCCACTGCCTACATGGATTCGATTCCGATGGTGGTGATCAGCGGCCAGGTGCCGACTGCCGCGATCGGTCAGGATGCGTTCCAGGAGTGCGATACGGTCGGCATCACGCGTCCCTGCGTGAAGCACAACTTCCTCGTGAAGGACGTGCGCGACCTCGCCGCTACCGTCAAGAAAGCGTTTTACATTGCCCGTACCGGTCGTCCCGGCCCGGTGCTGATCGACATTCCGAAAGACGTGTCGAAAGCGCCTTGCCAATACGAGCCTGTCAAGAGCGTGACGCTGCGTTCGTACAACCCGGTTACCAAAGGCCACTCCGGTCAGATCCGCAAGGCGGTTTCGCTGCTGCTGTCGGCGAAGCGCCCGTATATCTACACCGGCGGCGGCATCATTCTCGCGGACGCATCGCGCGAACTGAACCAGTTCGCCGACCTGCTTGGCTACCCGATCACCAACACGTTGATGGGTCTGGGCGGCTACCGCGCGAGCGACAAGAAATTCCTCGGCATGCTCGGCATGCACGGTACCTACGAAGCCAACATGGCAATGCAGCACTGCGACGTGCTGATCGCCATCGGTGCGCGCTTCGACGACCGCGTGATCGGCGACCCGGCGCACTTCGCGTCGCGTCCGCGCAAGATCATCCATATCGACATCGATCCTTCCTCTATTTCCAAGCGCGTCAAGGTCGACATTCCTATTGTCGGCGACGTGAAGGAAGTGCTGAAAGAGCTGATCGAGCAGTTGCAGACGGCCGAACATGGCCCGGACACGGCGGCATTGGCCGACTGGTGGAAGGACATCGAAGCCTGGCGCGCGAAAGACTGCCTGAAGTTCGATCGCAAGAGCGACATCATCAAGCCGCAGTACGTGGTGGAAAAGGCGTGGGAACTGACCGACGGCAATGCCTTCGTGTGTTCCGACGTCGGCCAGCACCAGATGTGGGCTGCCCAGTTCTATCGCTTCAACAAGCCGCGTCGCTGGATCAACTCCGGCGGTCTCGGCACGATGGGCTTCGGTCTGCCGGCGGCGATGGGCGTGAAGATGGCGCACCCGGACGACGACGTGCTCTGTATCACGGGCGAAGGCTCGATCCAGATGTGTATCCAGGAGCTCTCGACCTGCAAACAGTACGAGACGCCCATCAAGATCATTTCGCTGAACAACCGCTATCTGGGCATGGTGCGCCAGTGGCAGCAGATCGAATACAGCAAGCGTTATTCGCATTCGTACATGGATGCATTGCCTGATTTCGTGAAGCTTGCCGAAGCGTACGGCCACGTCGGCATGCGTATCGAACGCACGGCCGATGTCGAGCCGGCGCTCAAGGAAGCACTGCGCCTGAAAGATCGCACTGTGTTTCTCGATTTCCAGACCGATCCGACCGAAAACGTCTGGCCGATGGTTCAGGCCGGCAAGGGCATCACCGAGATGCTCATGGGTTCGGAAGATCTATAA
- the ilvN gene encoding acetolactate synthase small subunit, whose product MRHIISVLLENEPGALSRVVGLFSARGYNIETLTVAPTEDRSLSRMTIVSIGSDDVIEQITKHLNRLIEVVKVVDLTEGAHIERELMLIKVRAVGKEREEMKRMSDIFRGRIIDVTEKTYTIELTGAADKLDAFIEGLDSTAILETVRTGSSGIGRGERILKV is encoded by the coding sequence ATGAGACACATCATTTCAGTCCTGCTGGAAAACGAACCGGGCGCGTTATCACGCGTGGTTGGTCTCTTCTCGGCACGCGGCTACAACATTGAAACCTTGACGGTGGCTCCGACCGAAGACCGTTCGCTGTCGCGCATGACCATCGTCTCCATTGGCTCGGACGACGTGATCGAACAGATCACGAAGCATCTGAACCGCCTTATCGAGGTGGTGAAAGTGGTCGACCTTACCGAGGGCGCCCACATCGAACGCGAGTTGATGTTGATCAAGGTGAGGGCGGTCGGCAAGGAACGTGAGGAGATGAAGCGGATGTCGGATATTTTCCGCGGCCGCATCATCGACGTCACCGAAAAGACCTACACGATCGAACTGACGGGCGCGGCCGACAAGCTCGACGCCTTCATCGAAGGGCTCGATTCCACGGCCATTCTCGAAACGGTCCGTACGGGCAGTTCGGGCATCGGACGCGGCGAGCGCATTCTGAAGGTCTGA
- the ilvC gene encoding ketol-acid reductoisomerase, with translation MKVFYDKDADLSLIKGKQVTIIGYGSQGHAHALNLKESGVNITVGLRKGGASWSKAENAGLQVKEVAEAVKGADVVMMLLPDEQIAEVYAKEVHANAKQGAALAFAHGFNVHYGQVIPRADLDVIMIAPKAPGHTVRGTYSQGGGVPHLIAVAQDKSGAARDIALSYAAANGGGRAGIIETNFREETETDLFGEQAVLCGGTVDLIKAGFETLVEAGYAPEMAYFECLHELKLIVDLIYEGGIANMNYSISNNAEYGEYVTGPRIVTAETKKAMKAVLTDIQTGEYAKSFIIENKAGAPTLQSRRRLTAEHQIETVGAKLRSMMPWIAANKLVDQSKN, from the coding sequence ATGAAAGTTTTCTACGACAAGGACGCCGACCTCTCCCTCATCAAGGGCAAGCAAGTCACCATCATCGGCTACGGCTCGCAAGGCCATGCTCACGCGCTGAACCTGAAGGAAAGCGGCGTGAACATCACCGTTGGCCTGCGTAAGGGCGGCGCATCGTGGAGCAAGGCTGAGAACGCCGGCCTGCAAGTCAAGGAAGTGGCAGAAGCCGTCAAGGGCGCAGACGTCGTCATGATGCTGTTGCCGGACGAGCAGATCGCAGAAGTCTACGCAAAGGAAGTGCACGCTAACGCCAAGCAAGGCGCAGCGCTGGCATTCGCGCACGGCTTCAATGTTCACTACGGTCAGGTGATTCCGCGTGCCGACCTCGACGTGATCATGATCGCGCCGAAGGCACCGGGCCATACGGTTCGCGGCACCTACTCGCAAGGTGGCGGCGTGCCCCACCTGATCGCTGTTGCGCAAGACAAGTCGGGCGCAGCACGTGACATCGCTCTGTCGTACGCTGCGGCGAACGGCGGCGGCCGTGCCGGCATCATCGAAACGAACTTCCGCGAAGAAACGGAGACCGACCTGTTCGGCGAACAGGCTGTTCTGTGCGGCGGTACGGTCGACCTGATCAAGGCTGGTTTCGAAACGCTGGTTGAAGCTGGCTACGCGCCGGAAATGGCGTATTTCGAATGCCTGCACGAACTGAAGCTGATCGTCGACCTGATCTACGAAGGCGGCATCGCGAACATGAACTACTCGATCTCGAACAACGCCGAATACGGCGAGTACGTGACGGGTCCGCGTATCGTGACGGCTGAAACGAAGAAGGCGATGAAGGCTGTGCTGACCGACATCCAGACGGGCGAGTACGCAAAGAGCTTCATCATCGAAAACAAGGCTGGCGCACCGACGCTGCAATCGCGTCGCCGTCTGACGGCTGAACACCAGATCGAAACGGTCGGTGCAAAGCTGCGTTCGATGATGCCGTGGATCGCTGCGAACAAGCTGGTCGACCAGTCGAAGAACTAA
- a CDS encoding phosphatidylserine decarboxylase: MNYPHPIIAREGWPFIAIAAVVALLVHAFAGFGFAWLFWLILIFVVQFFRDPARPIPTQANAVLCPADGRIVAVETAHDPYANREALKISVFMNVFNVHSQRSPVDGAISKVEYFPGAYLNAAVDKASTENERNAVVIEMAGGQTVTSVQIAGLIARRILCYVRAGEPLTRGQRYGFIRFGSRVDVYLPLGSRPRVSIGEKVSASSTILAEL, encoded by the coding sequence ATGAATTACCCTCATCCGATCATCGCGCGAGAAGGCTGGCCGTTCATCGCCATCGCGGCCGTTGTTGCATTACTGGTTCACGCCTTCGCGGGGTTCGGTTTTGCGTGGCTCTTCTGGCTGATCCTGATCTTCGTCGTGCAGTTCTTCCGCGACCCGGCCCGGCCGATCCCGACCCAGGCGAACGCCGTGCTGTGCCCGGCCGATGGCCGCATCGTCGCAGTCGAAACCGCGCATGATCCGTACGCCAACCGTGAAGCGCTGAAGATCAGCGTGTTCATGAATGTTTTCAACGTTCACTCGCAACGTTCGCCGGTAGACGGCGCGATCTCCAAGGTCGAATACTTCCCGGGTGCGTATCTGAATGCAGCGGTGGACAAAGCGTCGACCGAAAACGAACGCAATGCGGTCGTGATCGAAATGGCGGGCGGTCAGACGGTGACGTCGGTGCAGATCGCCGGTTTGATCGCGCGGCGCATTCTTTGCTACGTACGCGCAGGTGAGCCGCTTACCCGTGGCCAGCGTTACGGATTCATCCGGTTCGGCTCGCGTGTCGACGTGTATCTGCCGCTGGGCAGCCGTCCGCGTGTGTCGATCGGCGAGAAGGTTTCCGCGTCGTCCACGATCCTCGCTGAACTCTAA